Proteins from a genomic interval of Niabella soli DSM 19437:
- a CDS encoding 6-phosphogluconolactonase, with protein sequence MEVKIFKDDHAAAEAIAAMMIATIIQKPDAVICMASGDSPKKACAAFCYQVKKKQIDSSRIFLVGLDEWVGLAPEVSGSCRNDFQQRLIAPLGLQPGQYHFFDALAEDLEEECAKMENEITSRGGIDLMVVGIGMNGHIGFNEPGVNVELHAHVISLDATTTAVGQKYFTGPVSLNKGITLGLTDLMEAKKVVLVANGSHKAPVIKQAIEGVLSENFPATILQQHPNAYIMIDALAAADITGAAAV encoded by the coding sequence ATGGAAGTAAAAATATTTAAAGACGACCACGCGGCGGCAGAAGCTATTGCGGCAATGATGATCGCTACTATCATACAAAAGCCGGATGCGGTTATTTGTATGGCCTCCGGCGATTCTCCCAAAAAAGCCTGCGCCGCATTCTGTTACCAGGTAAAGAAAAAACAAATAGATAGCAGCCGTATTTTTTTAGTGGGATTAGACGAATGGGTAGGCCTCGCCCCTGAAGTCAGCGGTAGTTGCCGGAATGATTTTCAGCAGCGCCTTATTGCCCCGCTGGGCTTACAGCCTGGCCAGTATCATTTCTTTGATGCACTGGCGGAAGACCTCGAGGAAGAATGCGCGAAAATGGAAAACGAGATCACCAGCCGGGGCGGCATCGACCTGATGGTGGTGGGGATCGGAATGAACGGCCATATCGGGTTCAATGAACCGGGTGTAAACGTTGAACTGCATGCCCATGTGATCAGCCTGGATGCAACAACAACAGCCGTGGGGCAAAAATATTTTACCGGTCCTGTTTCATTAAATAAAGGGATCACGTTGGGCCTCACTGATCTGATGGAAGCAAAAAAGGTAGTGCTGGTTGCCAATGGAAGTCACAAAGCTCCGGTTATAAAACAAGCAATTGAGGGAGTACTATCTGAAAACTTTCCAGCAACAATATTGCAGCAGCACCCCAATGCTTATATAATGATTGACGCATTGGCGGCTGCGGATATAACCGGTGCTGCTGCCGTTTGA